One region of Salvia miltiorrhiza cultivar Shanhuang (shh) chromosome 3, IMPLAD_Smil_shh, whole genome shotgun sequence genomic DNA includes:
- the LOC131014668 gene encoding rust resistance kinase Lr10-like isoform X1 has product MFIPHCSDGPSAGCLLIFLLIVAVVFAGVSIPAKIIIGFGASYWILFKDTIVPISFSWRRLDSQRFIVVSFGVRFIVGILGAMVFLLYKFLRRRFSVYDQIEGFLQSDNQLSPIRYSYSDIKKMTRGFREKLGQGGFGSVYKGKLQSGHHVAVKLLGKSGANGQDFINEIGTIGRIHHVNVVKLIGYCAERSKRALIFDFMPNGSLEKYVLNREKASSLDWDMKFKIAVGVARGVEYLHRGCDIQILHFDIKPHNILLDDKFVPKISDFGLAKLCSTEKDTVTMTAVRGTIGYVAPELINRSIGEVSYKVDVYSFGMLLVDMVGLKRDFIGNNDVSSKYFPYWIYDCINQGMDLEIGNAADDDSTRKVGRKMTIVALWCIQMNPDDRPSMNKVLEMLEADVERLQIPEYPSQPSHIVVDVDETRTTCSTNSSSIVVRAV; this is encoded by the exons ATGTTTATTCCTCATTGCTCAGATGGTCCATCTGCAGGCTGTCTACTCATTTTTCTGCTCATAGTCG CTGTTGTATTTGCAGGGGTTAGCATTCCAGCAAAGATCATCATTGGATTTGGCGCCTCCTATTGGATTCTTTTCAAGGATACCATAGTCCCGATCAGTTTCTCAT GGAGGCGCCTCGATAGTCAACGTTTCATCG TTGTTAGCTTTGGAGTAAGATTCATCGTTGGGATTCTTGGCGCGATGGTGTTCCTGCTCTACAAATTCCTAAGAAGGCGCTTTTCGGTGTACGATCAAATTGAAGGCTTCCTACAGAGTGACAACCAACTCTCACCAATCAGATACTCCTATTCAGATATAAAGAAGATGACGAGAGGTTTTCGAGAAAAACTAGGCCAAGGAGGGTTCGGTTCAGTTTACAAAGGAAAGCTCCAAAGTGGGCATCATGTTGCAGTCAAACTGCTTGGAAAATCTGGGGCAAACGGGCAAGACTTCATCAATGAAATTGGAACCATTGGGAGGATCCATCATGTGAATGTTGTCAAGCTTATTGGATATTGTGCTGAAAGATCCAAACGCGCCCTCATATTCGATTTCATGCCCAATGGTTCCCTTGAAAAGTATGTTCTCAATAGAGAAAAAGCATCTTCATTGGATTGGGATATGAAATTTAAGATTGCAGTTGGAGTGGCTCGAGGAGTTGAGTATTTGCACCGTGGTTGTGATATTCAGATCTTGCATTTTGATATTAAACCTCACAATATACTTCTCGATGATAAGTTTGTCCCAAAAATATCAGATTTTGGGTTGGCAAAATTATGCTCCACTGAGAAGGACACAGTGACCATGACTGCTGTTAGAGGAACCATAGGGTATGTTGCTCCTGAACTCATCAATAGAAGTATTGGCGAAGTGTCTTACAAGGTTGATGTATATAGTTTCGGGATGCTGTTAGTGGATATGGTGGGCTTAAAGAGAGACTTCATAGGAAATAATGATGTTTCTAGCAAGTATTTCCCATATTGGATATATGACTGTATTAACCAAGGCATGGACCTTGAAATTGGAAATGCTGCTGATGATGATAGTACGAGGAAAGTTGGTCGGAAGATGACAATAGTTGCGTTGTGGTGCATACAAATGAATCCAGATGATCGTCCATCAATGAATAAAGTGTTGGAAATGTTGGAAGCTGATGTCGAGCGTCTACAGATTCCAGAGTATCCGTCTCAACCATCGCACATTGTAGTAGATGTTGATGAAACTAGGACTACATGTTCTACTAATTCTTCATCGATCGTTGTCAGAGCGGTTTAA
- the LOC131014668 gene encoding rust resistance kinase Lr10-like isoform X2, whose amino-acid sequence MVFLLYKFLRRRFSVYDQIEGFLQSDNQLSPIRYSYSDIKKMTRGFREKLGQGGFGSVYKGKLQSGHHVAVKLLGKSGANGQDFINEIGTIGRIHHVNVVKLIGYCAERSKRALIFDFMPNGSLEKYVLNREKASSLDWDMKFKIAVGVARGVEYLHRGCDIQILHFDIKPHNILLDDKFVPKISDFGLAKLCSTEKDTVTMTAVRGTIGYVAPELINRSIGEVSYKVDVYSFGMLLVDMVGLKRDFIGNNDVSSKYFPYWIYDCINQGMDLEIGNAADDDSTRKVGRKMTIVALWCIQMNPDDRPSMNKVLEMLEADVERLQIPEYPSQPSHIVVDVDETRTTCSTNSSSIVVRAV is encoded by the coding sequence ATGGTGTTCCTGCTCTACAAATTCCTAAGAAGGCGCTTTTCGGTGTACGATCAAATTGAAGGCTTCCTACAGAGTGACAACCAACTCTCACCAATCAGATACTCCTATTCAGATATAAAGAAGATGACGAGAGGTTTTCGAGAAAAACTAGGCCAAGGAGGGTTCGGTTCAGTTTACAAAGGAAAGCTCCAAAGTGGGCATCATGTTGCAGTCAAACTGCTTGGAAAATCTGGGGCAAACGGGCAAGACTTCATCAATGAAATTGGAACCATTGGGAGGATCCATCATGTGAATGTTGTCAAGCTTATTGGATATTGTGCTGAAAGATCCAAACGCGCCCTCATATTCGATTTCATGCCCAATGGTTCCCTTGAAAAGTATGTTCTCAATAGAGAAAAAGCATCTTCATTGGATTGGGATATGAAATTTAAGATTGCAGTTGGAGTGGCTCGAGGAGTTGAGTATTTGCACCGTGGTTGTGATATTCAGATCTTGCATTTTGATATTAAACCTCACAATATACTTCTCGATGATAAGTTTGTCCCAAAAATATCAGATTTTGGGTTGGCAAAATTATGCTCCACTGAGAAGGACACAGTGACCATGACTGCTGTTAGAGGAACCATAGGGTATGTTGCTCCTGAACTCATCAATAGAAGTATTGGCGAAGTGTCTTACAAGGTTGATGTATATAGTTTCGGGATGCTGTTAGTGGATATGGTGGGCTTAAAGAGAGACTTCATAGGAAATAATGATGTTTCTAGCAAGTATTTCCCATATTGGATATATGACTGTATTAACCAAGGCATGGACCTTGAAATTGGAAATGCTGCTGATGATGATAGTACGAGGAAAGTTGGTCGGAAGATGACAATAGTTGCGTTGTGGTGCATACAAATGAATCCAGATGATCGTCCATCAATGAATAAAGTGTTGGAAATGTTGGAAGCTGATGTCGAGCGTCTACAGATTCCAGAGTATCCGTCTCAACCATCGCACATTGTAGTAGATGTTGATGAAACTAGGACTACATGTTCTACTAATTCTTCATCGATCGTTGTCAGAGCGGTTTAA
- the LOC131014674 gene encoding rust resistance kinase Lr10-like isoform X2, producing MNHTIRVTDASINNHTCSFPIHSLDYYPHPYSPAETRHVHFISCPTPLNNSSIFTHITAHCASNSSHPAFAYVKAGRMTPSDVPPACRVDLVVMTSWAFNDSNNASLSEIHESLLYGFEINFCGDCKELTSGIFGLLGYLSILLCILGLILAGIAFPVTIFLGFALSLYVLFRLILSKHTGAHILIPSITGLIITAPKVIICPLVVWFLIYKCRRRHLSTYEAIESFLQSDNKLTPIRYSYSQIKKMTQNFQDKLGQGGYGSVYKGKLRSGLHVAVKLLGKSGGNGQDFMNEIATIGRIHHVNVVNLVGYCAHGSKRALVFDFMPNGSLEKYLFNREGMNSLNLDTKFEIAVGVARGIEYLHRGCDVQILHFDIKPHNILLDHNFIPKISDFGLAKFCSTDKKTVTMTAARGTIGYVAPELISRSIGAVSYKADVYSFGMLLVEMVDLKRDLSGDNGDSSKYFPYWIYDWLNQGKDIEIGNADENDSTRKVGRKMTIVALWCIQMNPDDRPSMNKVLEMLEGDVERLQIPNYPSQSAHNIVVNVDEIGTTCSTDSSSLLLHQNGALNIGVTVEYLPTRGNGLIAVA from the exons ATGAACCACACCATCAGGGTGACTGATGCTTCCATCAACAACCACACCTGCTCTTTCCCCATCCATTCTTTAGACTACTACCCTCATCCATACTCTCCTGCTGAAACACGCCATGTTCATTTCATAAGCTGCCCAACTCCCTTGAACAATTCTTCCATCTTTACCCACATAACCGCTCATTGCGCTTCAAATTCATCCCACCCCGCCTTTGCTTATGTCAAGGCCGGCAGAATGACCCCCTCAGACGTACCACCTGCGTGCCGGGTAGATCTCGTAGTCATGACTTCATGGGCATTTAACGATTCCAACAACGCATCACTTTCAGAAATCCATGAATCTCTCTTGTATGGATTCGAAATCAATTTCTGTGGCGACTGCAAAGAATTGACTTCGG GCATTTTCGGTTTATTGG GGTATCTCTCGATTCTGCTCTGCATCTTAG GTCTTATACTTGCAGGGATAGCCTTTCCTGTGACGATCTTCCTTGGATTTGCACTCTCATTATATGTTCTCTTCCGATTAATACTCTCCAAACACACCG GAGCTCACATATTAATCCCATCAATCACTG GCCTCATCATCACTGCACCAAAAGTAATCATTTGTCCTTTGGTAGTTTGGTTCTTGATCTACAAATGCCGGAGAAGGCATTTGTCTACGTATGAAGCAATAGAATCCTTCCTACAAAGCGACAACAAACTCACTCCAATCAGATACTCCTATTCCCAAATTAAGAAGATGACTCAAAATTTTCAAGACAAACTAGGTCAAGGCGGCTACGGTTCTGTTTACAAAGGAAAGCTCCGAAGTGGCCTTCATGTTGCTGTCAAACTGCTTGGAAAATCCGGTGGAAATGGGCAAGACTTTATGAATGAAATCGCAACTATTGGAAGGATTCACCATGTCAATGTGGTGAACCTAGTTGGATACTGTGCACATGGCTCCAAGCGTGCTCTTGTCTTTGATTTCATGCCCAATGGTTCCCTTGAAAAGTACCTCTTTAATCGTGAAGGAATGAATTCACTAAATTTGGATACAAAGTTTGAGATTGCAGTTGGAGTTGCTCGTGGGATTGAGTACTTGCATCGAGGGTGTGATGTTCAGATCCTCCATTTTGACATCAAACCTCATAATATACTTCTTGATCATAACTTCATCCCAAAAATATCTGATTTTGGACTAGCGAAATTTTGCTCTACAGATAAGAAGACAGTGACCATGACTGCCGCCAGAGGAACCATAGGCTATGTTGCTCCTGAACTCATCAGCAGAAGTATTGGTGCAGTCTCTTACAAGGCTGATGTTTATAGTTTCGGAATGCTGCTGGTGGAAATGGTGGACTTAAAGAGAGACTTGAGCGGAGACAATGGAGATTCCAGCAAGTATTTCCCGTATTGGATATATGATTGGTTAAACCAAGGTAAGGACATTGAAATTGGAAATGCTGATGAAAATGATAGTACAAGGAAAGTTGGTCGGAAGATGACAATAGTTGCATTATGGTGCATACAAATGAATCCAGATGATCGCCCATCAATGAATAAAGTATTGGAAATGTTGGAAGGTGATGTCGAGCGTCTGCAAATTCCAAATTATCCATCTCAATCAGCCCACAATATTGTAGTAAATGTTGATGAAATTGGGACTACAtgttcaactgattcttcatcATTATTGCTACATCAGAACGGTGCTTTGAACATTGGTGTTACTGTTGAATATTTGCCCACACGAGGAAATGGCCTTATAGCTGTTGCTTAA
- the LOC131014674 gene encoding rust resistance kinase Lr10-like isoform X1, protein MNHTIRVTDASINNHTCSFPIHSLDYYPHPYSPAETRHVHFISCPTPLNNSSIFTHITAHCASNSSHPAFAYVKAGRMTPSDVPPACRVDLVVMTSWAFNDSNNASLSEIHESLLYGFEINFCGDCKELTSGIFGLLGKDCIDLSCVYECYLLLIILIIYIFRVSLDSALHLRCTPQFLFHYPLIKHRIRMQLIVILFEKVAGLILAGIAFPVTIFLGFALSLYVLFRLILSKHTGAHILIPSITGLIITAPKVIICPLVVWFLIYKCRRRHLSTYEAIESFLQSDNKLTPIRYSYSQIKKMTQNFQDKLGQGGYGSVYKGKLRSGLHVAVKLLGKSGGNGQDFMNEIATIGRIHHVNVVNLVGYCAHGSKRALVFDFMPNGSLEKYLFNREGMNSLNLDTKFEIAVGVARGIEYLHRGCDVQILHFDIKPHNILLDHNFIPKISDFGLAKFCSTDKKTVTMTAARGTIGYVAPELISRSIGAVSYKADVYSFGMLLVEMVDLKRDLSGDNGDSSKYFPYWIYDWLNQGKDIEIGNADENDSTRKVGRKMTIVALWCIQMNPDDRPSMNKVLEMLEGDVERLQIPNYPSQSAHNIVVNVDEIGTTCSTDSSSLLLHQNGALNIGVTVEYLPTRGNGLIAVA, encoded by the exons ATGAACCACACCATCAGGGTGACTGATGCTTCCATCAACAACCACACCTGCTCTTTCCCCATCCATTCTTTAGACTACTACCCTCATCCATACTCTCCTGCTGAAACACGCCATGTTCATTTCATAAGCTGCCCAACTCCCTTGAACAATTCTTCCATCTTTACCCACATAACCGCTCATTGCGCTTCAAATTCATCCCACCCCGCCTTTGCTTATGTCAAGGCCGGCAGAATGACCCCCTCAGACGTACCACCTGCGTGCCGGGTAGATCTCGTAGTCATGACTTCATGGGCATTTAACGATTCCAACAACGCATCACTTTCAGAAATCCATGAATCTCTCTTGTATGGATTCGAAATCAATTTCTGTGGCGACTGCAAAGAATTGACTTCGG GCATTTTCGGTTTATTGGGTAAGGATTGCATTGATTTGTCTTGTGTTTATGAATGTTATCTACTCTTGATAATCCTCATCATCTATATCTTCAGGGTATCTCTCGATTCTGCTCTGCATCTTAGGTGCACCCCCCAGTTTTTGTTTCATTATCCATTAATCAAACACAGAATTAGGATGCAATTAATTGTTATTTTGTTTGAAAAAGTTGCAGGTCTTATACTTGCAGGGATAGCCTTTCCTGTGACGATCTTCCTTGGATTTGCACTCTCATTATATGTTCTCTTCCGATTAATACTCTCCAAACACACCG GAGCTCACATATTAATCCCATCAATCACTG GCCTCATCATCACTGCACCAAAAGTAATCATTTGTCCTTTGGTAGTTTGGTTCTTGATCTACAAATGCCGGAGAAGGCATTTGTCTACGTATGAAGCAATAGAATCCTTCCTACAAAGCGACAACAAACTCACTCCAATCAGATACTCCTATTCCCAAATTAAGAAGATGACTCAAAATTTTCAAGACAAACTAGGTCAAGGCGGCTACGGTTCTGTTTACAAAGGAAAGCTCCGAAGTGGCCTTCATGTTGCTGTCAAACTGCTTGGAAAATCCGGTGGAAATGGGCAAGACTTTATGAATGAAATCGCAACTATTGGAAGGATTCACCATGTCAATGTGGTGAACCTAGTTGGATACTGTGCACATGGCTCCAAGCGTGCTCTTGTCTTTGATTTCATGCCCAATGGTTCCCTTGAAAAGTACCTCTTTAATCGTGAAGGAATGAATTCACTAAATTTGGATACAAAGTTTGAGATTGCAGTTGGAGTTGCTCGTGGGATTGAGTACTTGCATCGAGGGTGTGATGTTCAGATCCTCCATTTTGACATCAAACCTCATAATATACTTCTTGATCATAACTTCATCCCAAAAATATCTGATTTTGGACTAGCGAAATTTTGCTCTACAGATAAGAAGACAGTGACCATGACTGCCGCCAGAGGAACCATAGGCTATGTTGCTCCTGAACTCATCAGCAGAAGTATTGGTGCAGTCTCTTACAAGGCTGATGTTTATAGTTTCGGAATGCTGCTGGTGGAAATGGTGGACTTAAAGAGAGACTTGAGCGGAGACAATGGAGATTCCAGCAAGTATTTCCCGTATTGGATATATGATTGGTTAAACCAAGGTAAGGACATTGAAATTGGAAATGCTGATGAAAATGATAGTACAAGGAAAGTTGGTCGGAAGATGACAATAGTTGCATTATGGTGCATACAAATGAATCCAGATGATCGCCCATCAATGAATAAAGTATTGGAAATGTTGGAAGGTGATGTCGAGCGTCTGCAAATTCCAAATTATCCATCTCAATCAGCCCACAATATTGTAGTAAATGTTGATGAAATTGGGACTACAtgttcaactgattcttcatcATTATTGCTACATCAGAACGGTGCTTTGAACATTGGTGTTACTGTTGAATATTTGCCCACACGAGGAAATGGCCTTATAGCTGTTGCTTAA